In Pseudomonas fakonensis, one DNA window encodes the following:
- the flhB gene encoding flagellar biosynthesis protein FlhB — protein MAESESGQDKTEEPTDKRKRDAREKGEIARSKELNTVGVTLAGAGGLLAFGGYLAESLMAMMRMNFSLTREVIVDERSMGAFLLASGKMAIWAAQPVLILLFVVAFVAPIALGGFLFSGSLLQPKFSRMNPLSGIKRMFSMNALTELLKALAKFFVILLVALVVLSNDRQALLAIANEPLEQAIIHSVQVVGWSALWMSAGLLLIAAADVPFQLWQTHKKLKMTKQEIKDEYKDSEGKPEVKQRIRQLQREMSQRRMMAAVPEADVIITNPTHYAVALQYDPEKGGVAPLLLAKGTDFIALKIREIGVEHKVQILESPALARAIYYSTELEQEIPAGLYLAVAQVLAYVFQIRQYRAGKGKAPDPLKKDLPIPDDLRRDE, from the coding sequence ATGGCTGAGAGCGAGAGCGGTCAGGACAAGACAGAAGAACCCACCGACAAACGCAAGCGCGACGCGCGCGAAAAAGGTGAGATCGCCCGCTCCAAGGAGCTCAACACGGTCGGTGTGACGCTGGCCGGTGCCGGCGGCCTGCTGGCGTTCGGCGGTTACCTTGCCGAGTCGCTGATGGCGATGATGCGCATGAACTTCAGCCTCACCCGCGAGGTGATCGTTGATGAGCGCAGCATGGGCGCCTTCTTGCTGGCCTCGGGCAAGATGGCCATCTGGGCGGCGCAGCCGGTGCTGATCCTGCTGTTCGTGGTGGCCTTCGTCGCGCCCATCGCCCTGGGTGGTTTTTTGTTCTCCGGCAGCCTGCTGCAGCCCAAATTCAGCCGCATGAACCCGTTGTCGGGGATCAAGCGGATGTTCTCGATGAATGCCTTGACCGAGCTGCTCAAGGCCCTGGCCAAGTTCTTCGTGATCCTGCTGGTGGCCTTGGTGGTGCTGAGCAACGATCGCCAGGCGTTGCTGGCGATTGCCAACGAGCCGCTGGAGCAGGCGATCATCCACAGCGTGCAGGTGGTGGGTTGGAGTGCCTTGTGGATGTCGGCGGGCTTGCTGCTGATTGCGGCGGCGGACGTGCCGTTCCAGCTGTGGCAGACCCACAAGAAGCTGAAGATGACCAAGCAGGAGATCAAGGACGAGTACAAGGACAGCGAGGGCAAGCCCGAGGTCAAGCAACGTATTCGCCAGCTGCAGCGGGAGATGTCGCAGCGGCGCATGATGGCAGCGGTGCCGGAGGCTGACGTGATCATCACCAACCCGACGCACTATGCGGTGGCTTTGCAGTACGACCCGGAGAAGGGCGGGGTAGCGCCGTTGCTGCTGGCCAAGGGTACCGATTTCATTGCCTTGAAGATTCGCGAGATCGGGGTGGAGCACAAGGTGCAGATCCTCGAGTCGCCGGCCCTGGCGCGGGCTATCTATTACTCCACCGAGCTTGAGCAGGAGATCCCGGCCGGGTTGTACCTGGCGGTGGCGCAGGTGTTGGCCTATGTGTTCCAGATTCGCCAGTACCGGGCTGGCAAGGGCAAGGCGCCTGATCCGTTGAAGAAGGATTTGCCGATTCCTGATGATTTGCGGCGGGATGAGTGA
- the fliR gene encoding flagellar biosynthetic protein FliR — MLELTDAQIGTWVATFILPMFRVMGVLMTMPIIGTKMLPARVRLYVAVAITVVIVPGLPALPQIDPLSLRGVLLCAEQVIVGALFGFSLQLLFQAFVIAGQIIAVQMGMAFASMVDPANGVNVAVVSQFMTMLVSVLFLLMNGHLVVFEVLTESFTTLPIGSALVVNHFWEMAGRMGWVLGAGLLLILPAIAALLVVNIAFGVMTRAAPQLNIFSIGFPLTLVLGLGIFWVGLADILSHYQALASEALLWLRELARAG, encoded by the coding sequence ATGCTGGAGCTGACCGACGCGCAGATCGGCACCTGGGTCGCCACCTTCATCCTGCCGATGTTCAGGGTGATGGGCGTGCTGATGACCATGCCGATCATCGGCACCAAGATGCTGCCGGCGCGGGTGCGCCTGTATGTGGCGGTGGCCATTACCGTGGTGATCGTGCCGGGGCTGCCGGCGTTGCCCCAGATCGACCCGCTGAGCCTGCGCGGCGTGCTGTTGTGCGCCGAGCAGGTGATCGTGGGTGCGCTGTTCGGTTTTTCGCTGCAGTTGCTGTTCCAGGCGTTCGTCATTGCCGGGCAGATCATTGCCGTGCAGATGGGCATGGCCTTCGCTTCGATGGTAGACCCGGCCAACGGCGTCAACGTGGCGGTGGTCAGCCAGTTCATGACCATGTTGGTGAGCGTGCTGTTCTTGCTGATGAACGGCCATCTGGTGGTGTTCGAGGTGTTGACCGAAAGCTTCACCACCCTGCCCATCGGCAGTGCCCTGGTGGTCAACCACTTCTGGGAGATGGCTGGGCGCATGGGCTGGGTGCTCGGCGCCGGCCTTTTGTTGATTCTGCCGGCAATCGCTGCCCTGCTGGTGGTCAACATCGCCTTCGGCGTGATGACCCGCGCCGCGCCGCAACTGAACATCTTCTCCATCGGCTTCCCGCTTACCCTGGTGCTGGGCCTTGGCATCTTCTGGGTCGGGCTGGCCGATATTCTTTCCCATTACCAGGCACTGGCCAGCGAAGCGCTGCTGTGGCTGCGTGAGCTGGCGCGGGCGGGCTGA
- the fliQ gene encoding flagellar biosynthesis protein FliQ — MTPEVAVDLFRDALWLTTLMVAILVVPSLLVGLVVAMFQAATQINEQTLSFLPRLLVMLVTLIVAGPWLVQKFMEYITGLYTSIPQLIG, encoded by the coding sequence ATGACCCCTGAAGTTGCTGTCGACCTGTTCCGCGACGCCCTGTGGCTGACTACCCTGATGGTGGCCATCCTGGTGGTACCCAGCCTGCTGGTGGGCCTGGTGGTGGCGATGTTTCAGGCTGCCACGCAAATCAACGAGCAGACCCTGAGCTTCCTGCCGCGCCTGCTGGTGATGCTGGTCACCCTGATCGTCGCCGGCCCTTGGCTGGTGCAGAAGTTCATGGAGTACATCACCGGCCTTTACACCAGCATCCCGCAGCTGATCGGTTGA
- the fliP gene encoding flagellar type III secretion system pore protein FliP (The bacterial flagellar biogenesis protein FliP forms a type III secretion system (T3SS)-type pore required for flagellar assembly.) — translation MKGAPRLLLTLALLLAAPLALAADPLSIPAITLSNGADGQQEYSVSLQILLIMTALSFIPAFVILMTSFTRIIIVFSILRQALGLQQTPSNQVLTGMALFLTMFIMAPVFDKVNTQAIQPYLAEQMTAQQAIETAQGPLKDFMLAQTRQSDLDLFVRLSKRTDLAGPDQVPLTILVPAFVTSELKTAFQIGFMIFIPFLIIDMVVASVLMAMGMMMLSPLIISLPFKIMLFVLVDGWALIMGTLAGSFGGV, via the coding sequence ATGAAGGGCGCCCCGCGCTTGCTGTTGACCCTGGCGCTGTTGCTGGCTGCGCCGCTGGCCCTGGCCGCCGACCCGCTGTCGATCCCGGCCATCACCCTGTCCAATGGTGCGGACGGGCAGCAGGAGTATTCGGTCAGCCTGCAGATTCTGCTGATCATGACGGCGCTGAGCTTCATCCCGGCGTTCGTCATCCTGATGACCAGCTTCACCCGCATCATCATCGTGTTCTCCATCCTGCGCCAGGCCCTGGGCCTGCAGCAGACGCCTTCGAACCAGGTGCTCACCGGCATGGCGCTGTTCCTGACCATGTTCATCATGGCGCCGGTGTTCGACAAGGTGAACACCCAGGCCATCCAGCCTTACCTGGCCGAGCAGATGACCGCCCAGCAAGCCATCGAAACGGCCCAGGGCCCGCTCAAGGACTTCATGCTGGCGCAGACCCGGCAGAGCGACCTGGACCTGTTCGTGCGCCTGTCCAAGCGCACCGACCTGGCCGGCCCCGACCAGGTGCCGCTGACCATCCTGGTGCCGGCGTTCGTTACTTCCGAGCTGAAAACCGCGTTCCAGATCGGCTTCATGATCTTCATTCCGTTCCTGATCATCGACATGGTGGTGGCCAGTGTGCTGATGGCCATGGGTATGATGATGCTGTCGCCGCTGATCATCTCGTTGCCGTTCAAGATCATGCTGTTCGTGTTGGTGGACGGCTGGGCGCTGATCATGGGCACCCTTGCCGGCAGTTTCGGCGGCGTCTGA
- the fliO gene encoding flagellar biosynthetic protein FliO — MKGRVRALAALVALLAGEAAIAAAQPAVASAAAAATAPAPGGLGAQLAQTVLGLLVVVGLIFVLAWLLRRMQGSAQRGAPVIEIVGTRAIGPRDRLLLVQVGKEQILIGHTPGSIEALHVLAEPVEVPAAARQATPEFAQRLLELMGKDQKDKT; from the coding sequence GTGAAGGGCAGGGTGCGGGCCCTCGCGGCCCTGGTGGCTTTGCTGGCCGGCGAAGCGGCGATTGCCGCAGCCCAACCTGCCGTCGCATCTGCCGCCGCCGCTGCTACGGCCCCTGCGCCAGGTGGCCTGGGCGCGCAGCTGGCGCAGACGGTACTGGGTTTGCTGGTGGTGGTCGGGCTGATCTTCGTGTTGGCCTGGCTGTTGCGGCGCATGCAGGGCAGTGCCCAGCGCGGCGCGCCAGTGATCGAGATCGTCGGCACCCGCGCCATTGGCCCGCGTGATCGTTTACTGCTGGTACAGGTAGGCAAGGAGCAGATCCTGATCGGCCACACGCCGGGCAGCATCGAGGCCCTGCATGTGCTGGCCGAGCCTGTCGAGGTGCCCGCTGCGGCGCGCCAGGCCACGCCGGAATTCGCCCAGCGGCTGCTCGAGCTGATGGGCAAGGATCAAAAGGACAAGACGTGA
- the fliN gene encoding flagellar motor switch protein FliN, which produces MANENEINSPEEQALADEWAAALEETGDAGQSDIDALLAADGHGSAMAMEEFPSSPKPSENVSLEGPNLDVILDIPVSISMEVGSTEINIRNLLQLNQGSVIELDRLAGEPLDVLVNGTLVAHGEVVVVNEKFGIRLTDVISPSERIKKLR; this is translated from the coding sequence ATGGCTAACGAAAACGAGATCAACTCGCCCGAAGAGCAGGCCCTGGCCGACGAGTGGGCAGCAGCACTGGAAGAAACCGGCGACGCCGGCCAGTCCGACATCGATGCACTGCTGGCCGCTGATGGCCATGGCAGCGCCATGGCGATGGAAGAGTTCCCCAGCTCGCCGAAACCCAGCGAAAACGTCAGCCTCGAAGGCCCCAACCTGGACGTGATCCTGGACATTCCAGTGAGCATCTCGATGGAAGTGGGCAGCACCGAGATCAACATCCGTAACCTGCTGCAGCTCAACCAGGGTTCGGTGATCGAGCTCGACCGCCTGGCCGGCGAGCCGCTGGACGTGCTGGTCAACGGCACCCTGGTCGCCCACGGCGAGGTGGTGGTGGTCAACGAGAAGTTCGGCATCCGCCTGACCGACGTGATCAGCCCCAGCGAACGCATCAAGAAGCTGCGCTGA
- the fliM gene encoding flagellar motor switch protein FliM, whose product MAVQDLLSQDEIDALLHGVDDGLVQTESAGDPGSIKSYDLTSQDRIVRGRMPTLEMINERFARYTRISMFNLLRRSADVAVGGVQVMKFGEYVHSLYVPTSLNLVKIKPLRGTSLFILDAKLVFKLVDNFFGGDGRHAKIEGREFTPTELRVVRMVLDQCFVDLKEAWQAIMPVNFEYINSEVNPAMANIVGPSEAVVVSTFHIELDGGGGDLHVTMPYSMIEPVREMLDAGFQSDLDDQDERWVKALREDVLDVSVPISATVARRQMKLRDVLHMQPGDVIPVELPEHLVLRANGVPAFKARLGSHKGTLSLQVIDPIPRR is encoded by the coding sequence ATGGCCGTGCAGGACCTGCTGTCCCAGGATGAGATCGACGCCCTGCTGCACGGGGTGGACGATGGTCTGGTACAAACCGAGAGCGCTGGCGACCCGGGTAGCATCAAGAGCTACGACCTGACCAGCCAGGACCGTATCGTCCGGGGGCGCATGCCGACCCTGGAGATGATCAACGAGCGTTTTGCCCGTTACACCCGCATCAGCATGTTCAACCTGCTGCGCCGCTCTGCAGATGTGGCGGTGGGTGGCGTGCAGGTGATGAAGTTCGGCGAGTACGTGCATTCGCTGTACGTGCCCACCAGCCTCAACCTGGTGAAGATCAAGCCGCTGCGCGGCACCTCGCTGTTCATCCTCGACGCCAAGCTGGTGTTCAAGCTGGTGGACAACTTCTTTGGTGGCGACGGCCGCCACGCCAAGATCGAGGGGCGTGAGTTCACCCCCACCGAGCTGCGCGTGGTGCGCATGGTGCTGGACCAGTGTTTCGTCGACCTCAAAGAAGCCTGGCAGGCGATCATGCCGGTCAACTTCGAGTACATAAACTCCGAGGTCAACCCGGCCATGGCCAACATCGTCGGCCCCAGCGAGGCGGTGGTGGTATCGACCTTCCACATCGAGCTGGACGGCGGCGGCGGCGACCTGCACGTGACCATGCCGTACTCGATGATCGAGCCGGTGCGCGAAATGCTCGACGCCGGCTTCCAGTCCGACCTGGACGATCAGGACGAGCGTTGGGTCAAGGCCCTGCGCGAGGACGTGCTGGATGTCAGCGTACCGATTTCGGCTACGGTCGCCCGTCGCCAGATGAAACTGCGCGATGTGCTGCACATGCAGCCGGGCGATGTGATCCCGGTGGAGCTGCCCGAGCACCTGGTACTGCGCGCCAATGGCGTGCCGGCGTTCAAGGCGCGCCTGGGCTCGCACAAAGGCACCCTGTCGCTACAGGTCATCGACCCGATCCCGCGCCGCTGA
- the fliL gene encoding flagellar basal body-associated protein FliL, with the protein MAKSDAVKDPAAKGKLKLILLVVVALLLAVGLSVGATWFFMHKSESAPAPEAAASNVKQPAIYEPLAPAFVVNFNQNGRQRYMQLSITMQGRNQADLDALKVHMPVIRNNLVMMFSGQGFDTLSASPVGQEMLRQKATAVVQEVAQKEVGKPVVDQLLFTNFVLQ; encoded by the coding sequence ATGGCGAAGAGCGACGCAGTGAAAGACCCCGCCGCTAAAGGCAAACTCAAGCTGATCCTGCTGGTGGTAGTGGCCCTGCTGCTGGCGGTCGGCCTCTCGGTGGGCGCCACCTGGTTCTTCATGCACAAGAGCGAGTCGGCTCCGGCGCCGGAAGCCGCGGCGAGCAACGTCAAGCAGCCGGCGATCTACGAACCGCTGGCCCCCGCCTTCGTGGTCAACTTCAACCAGAACGGCCGCCAGCGCTACATGCAGCTGAGCATCACCATGCAGGGCCGCAACCAGGCTGACCTGGATGCCCTCAAGGTGCACATGCCGGTGATCCGTAACAACCTGGTGATGATGTTCTCCGGCCAGGGCTTCGACACCTTGTCTGCAAGCCCGGTAGGCCAGGAGATGCTGCGCCAGAAAGCCACCGCGGTGGTGCAGGAAGTGGCGCAGAAGGAAGTCGGCAAGCCGGTCGTCGACCAGTTGCTGTTCACCAATTTCGTATTGCAGTAG
- a CDS encoding flagellar hook-length control protein FliK translates to MPVAPNPLLQAGLLNKASRPVAGAPDKSLQPTADQGAGFDKVMARQGRDKVPARDDKVAQAPAQPKPKDKPEPAASGKKDDTGKAEVADDGNSLPVTAGADDSAPATPVADASQAGDGDATALLDSALVAGQVTDAQPGAQLLQAQAEAVAPMLQSAAQQPQPAQQPPLQAATAEEFDPAADPLADMPTLRLALEQSAQAKGTTSAHAASSRSENTSQQPTDPNQAAVNTLANLVGKAETEPGSSEGGDKAFAGLIDDGLKDLKSASSDTRVDDFANRLASLTQAATAKTANAVPVAPSPLAQPLAMNQGAWAEGLVNRVMYLSSQNLKSADIQLEPAELGRLDIRVNVAADQSTQIHFVSGHAGVRDALDSQVHRLRELFAQQGLAQPDVSVADQSRGQQQQQAQQDGSNLSGVAARRAANGAGEGGELADATRPVEQQVVIGDSAVDYYA, encoded by the coding sequence ATGCCTGTCGCACCCAACCCATTGCTGCAAGCCGGCCTGTTGAACAAGGCTTCGCGCCCGGTTGCCGGCGCGCCGGACAAATCGCTGCAGCCCACGGCCGATCAGGGCGCAGGCTTCGACAAGGTCATGGCCCGGCAGGGCCGTGACAAGGTTCCGGCACGCGATGACAAGGTGGCCCAGGCGCCTGCCCAACCCAAACCGAAGGACAAGCCCGAGCCTGCCGCCAGCGGCAAGAAGGACGATACCGGCAAGGCCGAGGTTGCCGATGACGGCAACAGCTTGCCAGTCACGGCGGGGGCTGACGACAGCGCCCCGGCTACCCCGGTTGCCGACGCCAGCCAGGCCGGTGATGGCGATGCAACGGCACTGCTGGACTCGGCCCTGGTGGCCGGCCAGGTCACCGATGCCCAGCCGGGCGCGCAGCTGTTGCAGGCCCAGGCAGAGGCCGTTGCGCCGATGTTGCAGTCTGCAGCGCAGCAGCCGCAGCCCGCGCAACAGCCACCGCTGCAGGCGGCCACCGCCGAAGAGTTCGACCCTGCGGCCGACCCGCTGGCCGACATGCCGACCCTGCGCCTGGCCCTCGAGCAGAGCGCCCAGGCCAAGGGCACCACCTCGGCCCATGCCGCCAGCAGCCGCAGCGAAAACACCAGCCAGCAGCCGACTGACCCGAACCAGGCGGCCGTCAATACGTTGGCGAACCTGGTGGGCAAGGCCGAAACCGAACCGGGCAGCTCCGAAGGGGGTGACAAGGCCTTTGCCGGGCTGATCGACGACGGCCTGAAAGACCTCAAGAGCGCCAGCAGCGATACCCGCGTCGACGACTTTGCCAACCGCCTGGCCAGCCTCACCCAGGCTGCCACCGCCAAGACCGCCAATGCCGTGCCAGTGGCCCCGAGCCCCTTGGCGCAACCCCTGGCCATGAATCAGGGCGCCTGGGCCGAAGGCCTGGTCAACCGGGTGATGTACCTGTCCAGCCAGAATCTCAAGTCGGCAGACATCCAGCTGGAGCCGGCCGAGCTCGGGCGCCTGGACATTCGCGTCAATGTCGCGGCGGACCAGTCCACCCAGATTCACTTCGTCAGTGGCCATGCCGGGGTGCGCGACGCCCTCGACAGCCAGGTCCATCGTCTGCGCGAGCTGTTCGCCCAGCAGGGCCTGGCCCAGCCAGACGTGAGCGTGGCTGACCAGTCGCGCGGCCAGCAACAGCAGCAGGCCCAGCAAGATGGCTCGAACCTGTCCGGTGTGGCGGCTCGCCGCGCCGCCAACGGTGCAGGCGAGGGTGGCGAGCTGGCGGATGCCACGCGCCCGGTCGAGCAGCAGGTGGTGATCGGCGACAGCGCGGTCGACTATTACGCCTGA
- a CDS encoding Hpt domain-containing protein, which produces MVDMHIDHKVLSDLREVMEDGYLQLLETFLEDSERRLSQLHEAKDAEELGLAAHSFKGSSSNMGAVGLARLCQQLEERVRQVPLYGIEDLINRIDQEYSEVQRFYRSERQRISTG; this is translated from the coding sequence GTGGTGGACATGCATATCGATCACAAGGTCCTTAGCGACCTGCGGGAGGTCATGGAAGATGGCTACCTGCAATTGCTGGAAACCTTCCTCGAAGATTCCGAGCGGCGCCTGAGCCAGCTGCACGAGGCCAAGGATGCCGAGGAACTCGGCTTGGCGGCGCACAGCTTCAAGGGCAGCAGCAGCAACATGGGCGCCGTGGGGTTGGCCCGGCTGTGCCAGCAACTGGAGGAGCGGGTGAGGCAGGTGCCGTTGTACGGCATTGAAGACCTGATCAACCGTATCGACCAGGAATACAGCGAGGTGCAGCGCTTTTACCGTAGCGAGCGGCAACGCATTTCGACGGGTTGA
- a CDS encoding ATP-binding SpoIIE family protein phosphatase, whose protein sequence is MPDAQALRVLVAEDGATDRMLLAQIVRRQGHEVCTAENGEQAVRLFLEQRPQLVLLDALMPVMDGFEAARQIKALAGEALVPIIFLTSLNEEEALVRCLEAGGDDFMAKPYSAVILAAKIRAMDRLRRLQATVLEQRDQITRHHHHLLNEQRVAKAVFDKVAHSGCLSAPNIRYLQSPYALFNGDLLLAAFTPSGDMHVLLGDFTGHGLPAAVGAMPLAEVFYGMTAKGYGLVETLREMNAKLKRILPVDMFCCALLLNLSFQRGTVEVWSGGMPDAYHLAENGEVLGVLPARHLPLGILPPEQFDDSTHVLPLTEGERLLLLSDGVVDTGDAQEHLFGVHRLQQVLAANREPARLFDEVMQALARFGGEPRDDISLCDVRMLGPDSVAPQPVVYSDSGRSSPLDWAMDFELRGDSLRRFNPVPYLVQLLQEIHGLRPVSGMLHSVLSELYSNALEHGVLGLDSCLKRDAQGFSEYYRQRGERLASRVEGFVRIGLKVEPRAQGGRLMIEVRDSGAGFDVARVLARGPHEQGFSGRGLSLVRRLGCTAQWLDGGRLAQVTFDW, encoded by the coding sequence ATGCCTGACGCCCAGGCGTTGCGTGTGCTGGTGGCCGAGGACGGTGCCACCGACCGGATGCTGCTGGCGCAGATCGTCCGCCGTCAGGGCCACGAGGTGTGCACCGCAGAAAACGGCGAACAGGCGGTGCGCTTGTTTCTCGAGCAGCGCCCGCAGCTGGTGTTGCTGGATGCGCTGATGCCGGTGATGGACGGTTTCGAGGCCGCCCGGCAAATCAAGGCGCTGGCCGGCGAAGCACTGGTGCCGATCATCTTTCTCACCTCGCTCAACGAGGAAGAGGCGCTGGTGCGCTGCCTGGAGGCCGGCGGCGACGATTTCATGGCCAAGCCCTACAGTGCGGTGATTCTGGCGGCGAAGATCCGCGCCATGGACCGCCTGCGCCGGCTGCAGGCCACGGTGCTGGAGCAGCGCGACCAGATCACCCGCCACCACCACCACCTGCTCAACGAGCAGCGGGTGGCCAAGGCGGTGTTCGACAAGGTGGCACATTCCGGCTGCCTGAGCGCGCCAAATATCCGTTATCTGCAGTCGCCCTACGCGTTGTTCAATGGCGATCTGCTGCTGGCCGCGTTTACCCCGAGTGGCGACATGCATGTGCTGCTCGGCGATTTCACCGGCCACGGCCTGCCTGCCGCGGTCGGCGCCATGCCATTGGCGGAGGTGTTCTATGGCATGACCGCCAAGGGCTACGGACTGGTCGAGACGCTGCGCGAGATGAACGCCAAGCTCAAGCGCATCTTGCCGGTGGACATGTTTTGCTGTGCGCTGCTGCTCAACCTGAGTTTCCAGCGTGGCACGGTGGAAGTGTGGAGCGGCGGCATGCCTGATGCCTACCACCTGGCTGAAAATGGCGAGGTGCTGGGGGTGCTGCCAGCGCGCCACCTGCCGCTGGGTATCTTGCCCCCCGAGCAGTTCGACGACAGCACCCATGTGTTGCCACTGACCGAGGGTGAACGGCTGTTGTTGCTGTCCGATGGCGTAGTGGACACTGGCGATGCCCAGGAGCACCTGTTCGGCGTGCACCGCTTGCAGCAAGTGCTGGCCGCCAATCGTGAGCCGGCGCGTTTGTTCGATGAAGTGATGCAGGCCCTGGCGCGCTTTGGCGGCGAGCCGCGGGACGATATCAGCCTGTGCGATGTGCGCATGCTCGGCCCTGACAGCGTGGCGCCGCAGCCGGTGGTGTACTCCGACAGCGGCCGTTCCAGCCCGCTGGACTGGGCCATGGACTTCGAGCTGCGCGGTGACAGCCTGCGCCGCTTCAACCCGGTGCCGTACCTGGTGCAGCTGTTGCAGGAAATTCACGGGCTGAGGCCGGTCAGCGGCATGTTGCACAGTGTGCTCAGCGAGCTGTATTCCAATGCCCTGGAGCACGGGGTGCTGGGGCTGGATTCGTGCCTCAAGCGCGATGCCCAGGGGTTCTCGGAATACTATCGCCAGCGTGGTGAGCGGCTGGCCAGCCGGGTCGAGGGCTTCGTGCGCATTGGCTTGAAGGTGGAACCCCGCGCCCAGGGCGGGCGTCTGATGATCGAGGTGCGCGACAGCGGGGCTGGTTTCGACGTCGCCAGGGTATTGGCGCGCGGCCCGCATGAGCAAGGCTTCAGCGGCCGCGGGCTGAGCCTGGTCAGGCGCCTGGGGTGCACTGCGCAATGGCTTGATGGCGGGCGCCTGGCGCAGGTGACGTTCGATTGGTAG
- a CDS encoding STAS domain-containing protein, protein MAVETDFSQDGKKLTIKVKGRFDFGKHQEFRDAYERQHPAPDSVVVDLREATYLDSSALGMLLLLRDHVGGEESDIRVVHASPDVRKILAISNFEKLFDIS, encoded by the coding sequence ATGGCAGTCGAAACTGATTTTTCACAGGACGGAAAAAAGCTGACGATCAAGGTCAAGGGGCGCTTCGATTTCGGCAAGCATCAGGAGTTTCGCGATGCCTACGAGCGCCAGCACCCGGCCCCGGACTCGGTGGTGGTCGACCTGAGGGAGGCCACCTATCTCGACAGTTCGGCGCTGGGCATGCTGCTGTTGCTGCGCGACCACGTCGGCGGCGAGGAGTCGGACATTCGCGTGGTCCATGCCAGCCCCGATGTGCGCAAGATCCTGGCCATCTCCAACTTCGAAAAACTGTTCGATATCAGTTGA
- the fliJ gene encoding flagellar export protein FliJ, with protein MAQPSRAARLAPVVEMAEEAERKAAQRLGHFQQQLAQAQAKLAELETFREGYQAQWINRGGTGVNGNWLVNYQRFLGQLETAMTQQRQSMAWHQNNLNNARGAWQQAYARVEGLRKLVQRYLDEARRAEDKREQRLLDELSQRLPRQNPL; from the coding sequence ATGGCCCAGCCAAGTCGCGCCGCGCGCCTGGCGCCGGTGGTGGAAATGGCCGAGGAGGCCGAGCGCAAGGCCGCGCAGCGCCTTGGGCATTTCCAGCAGCAGCTGGCCCAGGCCCAGGCCAAACTGGCCGAGCTTGAAACCTTCCGCGAGGGTTACCAGGCGCAGTGGATCAACCGTGGCGGCACGGGCGTAAACGGTAACTGGCTGGTCAACTACCAGCGCTTTCTCGGCCAGCTGGAAACCGCCATGACCCAGCAGCGCCAGAGCATGGCCTGGCATCAGAACAACCTCAACAACGCCCGCGGCGCCTGGCAGCAGGCTTATGCCCGGGTGGAAGGCCTGCGCAAGCTGGTGCAGCGCTACCTGGACGAAGCTCGGCGCGCCGAAGACAAGCGCGAGCAGCGCCTGCTCGACGAACTGTCCCAGCGCCTGCCCCGGCAAAATCCGCTCTGA